In Rhodobacteraceae bacterium LMO-JJ12, a single window of DNA contains:
- a CDS encoding caspase family protein: MTRRNLAPMIRALFTFLIALLCVPQMARTETRSVLVGVGEYLYLDADLKGPVNDVGLMAETLMLRGVAAGSITVLADEAAELPQGVARGLPDRAAILDALGDALAASAPGDTLVFYFSGHGAQAPDDDGDEGGGMDEIFLPRDTRGWNGGIGEVENAIRDDEFAVFAARVAEREVKLVAILDACHSGTGFRALETGEARARYVSPAALGLPDSDAPDALAEAAPPEGEYVFLYAAQSDQRAFEYPVGEERRWHGDFTRAITAVMREAPNLSYSALVQAAALRIETRAGQAAQTPDVEGPMADAAVLGGDAPGLARIAVDGQVLKAGLLSDVTEGSEVALYSGLLEKSPAGRAVVTAVRANSADLRYLEPYPTTRVSHGEISRRAVDVSFSVAFTPDALAQLERGDTGGVAALQAMLDLDVTAPNPSHRVIWTGEEFALIGPDGVLDAKGVGTSPRLGVGPTTELAMRLQAVAGRVRLERALAQLGQGGAVSGFSLGTTGPKVGFGVTPGALRAGKCRAGGGAVQEASGSAKARHCDILKLRVENPTASMQDITVLYIDAASQISTLWPTQNVSNRLESGGSKAMRFGLRNDGTRDLHETVIVLSVPAEPGSPRTRFTGLGSGDKSRGRNGAMADYLADLTEPGTSRNFSLTPNAPALSVARLDLNVQPFAASNN, from the coding sequence ATGACGCGGCGTAATCTCGCGCCCATGATACGCGCCCTGTTCACATTTCTGATTGCCTTGCTCTGCGTGCCGCAAATGGCGCGCACCGAGACCCGTTCGGTGCTCGTCGGGGTTGGGGAATATCTCTATCTCGATGCCGACCTGAAGGGGCCGGTCAACGATGTCGGTCTGATGGCCGAAACGCTGATGCTGCGCGGGGTTGCGGCAGGTAGCATCACCGTTCTGGCAGATGAGGCGGCTGAACTGCCCCAAGGTGTCGCACGCGGCTTGCCCGATCGCGCTGCGATCCTTGATGCGCTGGGGGATGCGCTCGCGGCTTCTGCGCCCGGCGATACGCTGGTGTTTTATTTCTCGGGCCATGGCGCGCAGGCACCGGATGATGACGGTGACGAAGGCGGCGGCATGGACGAGATTTTCCTGCCCCGCGATACGCGCGGTTGGAACGGTGGCATCGGCGAAGTTGAAAACGCCATCCGCGACGATGAATTCGCCGTCTTTGCCGCGCGTGTGGCAGAGCGAGAGGTCAAGCTGGTGGCGATCCTTGATGCGTGTCATTCCGGCACTGGGTTTCGCGCGCTTGAGACGGGCGAGGCGCGCGCCCGCTATGTCAGCCCGGCGGCTCTGGGTCTGCCGGACAGCGATGCGCCGGATGCGCTGGCCGAGGCTGCCCCGCCCGAGGGCGAGTATGTTTTTCTCTACGCCGCGCAATCGGACCAGCGGGCGTTTGAATATCCGGTCGGCGAGGAGCGCCGCTGGCATGGTGATTTCACCCGTGCGATCACGGCGGTGATGCGCGAAGCGCCGAACCTCAGCTATAGCGCGCTGGTTCAGGCCGCCGCGTTGCGGATCGAAACCCGCGCCGGGCAGGCGGCGCAAACGCCGGATGTGGAGGGGCCAATGGCCGATGCGGCGGTGTTGGGCGGTGATGCACCCGGACTGGCGCGGATCGCGGTGGATGGTCAGGTGCTCAAGGCTGGGCTGCTGAGCGATGTGACAGAAGGCAGCGAAGTTGCGCTTTATTCTGGTCTGCTCGAAAAGAGCCCGGCGGGCCGTGCGGTTGTCACCGCCGTGCGCGCCAATTCTGCCGATTTGCGCTATTTAGAGCCTTATCCAACCACTCGTGTCAGCCATGGTGAGATCAGCCGCCGCGCTGTGGATGTATCGTTTTCCGTCGCCTTCACACCCGACGCGCTGGCACAGCTTGAACGCGGCGACACTGGCGGAGTTGCCGCATTGCAAGCGATGCTTGACCTCGATGTAACAGCGCCCAACCCTAGCCATAGGGTGATCTGGACCGGCGAGGAATTTGCGCTGATCGGCCCCGATGGTGTGCTTGATGCAAAGGGCGTCGGAACAAGCCCGCGTCTCGGCGTTGGGCCAACCACCGAATTGGCGATGCGCTTGCAGGCGGTCGCGGGTCGCGTGCGCTTGGAGCGCGCTTTGGCGCAGTTGGGGCAGGGCGGCGCAGTCAGCGGCTTTTCTCTCGGCACGACCGGTCCGAAAGTCGGCTTTGGGGTCACACCCGGCGCGCTGAGGGCGGGGAAATGCCGCGCGGGCGGGGGGGCTGTGCAAGAGGCCAGCGGTTCGGCCAAGGCGCGGCATTGCGATATCTTGAAACTGCGCGTTGAGAACCCAACGGCAAGCATGCAGGACATCACCGTGCTCTACATCGACGCCGCCTCGCAGATCTCGACGCTCTGGCCGACACAAAACGTCTCTAACCGGCTGGAAAGCGGCGGGTCCAAGGCGATGCGGTTTGGTTTGCGCAACGATGGCACGCGCGACCTGCATGAAACTGTGATTGTCCTTTCGGTTCCCGCTGAGCCGGGATCGCCGCGCACGCGGTTTACCGGCCTTGGCAGCGGCGACAAGAGCCGCGGGCGCAACGGCGCGATGGCCGATTACCTCGCCGATCTGACAGAACCCGGCACCAGCCGGAATTTTTCCCTAACCCCCAACGCGCCTGCCCTTTCGGTGGCACGGCTCGATCTCAACGTGCAGCCATTTGCTGCCAGCAACAATTAG
- a CDS encoding patatin-like phospholipase family protein, translating to MKLIRQGAAAFLTGLLAACGMWNAPINPALNGAASPVEPAFGGTLATRDELFIGLAFSGGGTRASAFSHGMLKALRDATASPKNPDGLLQHVRLVTGVSGGSVTAAHYGLHGPKGVRSYRERYLIQNAEKYMATAAWNPVTLVRGLAGGANGRTTFARFLDESILNKATFRDLWKRGHATTWINASDVANGTPFLFSQETFDALCSNLADFPVSEAVAASAAFPLVFAPITLKAHRENCDYSEPDWLTTARYNPESTSALRAYGQMLETYRDPDKIKLVKLLDGAITDNFGTTGLSVARAKSQTPFGPMSEKQAVRVNRMLFLVANAGTQQDFKWNQRLRGPGGLQLGMAIANSSMGAATRVGYDVLRLTLDQYSKDLIAWRCDLPLSKVRALRGSTRGWDCKDVKLFVGEVSFAALDADQRDALNEVPTRLRLPTNEVDLVISAGEEATRLNPDFNGFLRAIDAVKTPTIGGGVTPRRITPSN from the coding sequence ATGAAATTGATCCGGCAGGGCGCTGCGGCGTTTCTGACAGGTTTGCTGGCGGCTTGCGGCATGTGGAATGCGCCGATCAATCCGGCGCTCAACGGGGCTGCGTCACCTGTCGAGCCCGCCTTTGGCGGCACCCTTGCGACGCGCGACGAGCTTTTCATCGGGCTGGCCTTTTCCGGCGGCGGCACGCGCGCATCGGCGTTTTCGCATGGTATGCTCAAGGCGCTGCGTGACGCCACCGCCAGCCCGAAAAACCCCGATGGCTTGTTGCAACATGTGCGGCTGGTGACTGGCGTTTCGGGCGGATCAGTCACGGCGGCGCATTATGGGCTGCATGGTCCCAAAGGCGTGCGCAGCTATCGCGAGCGTTACCTCATTCAGAACGCCGAAAAATACATGGCAACGGCGGCGTGGAACCCGGTCACGCTGGTGCGTGGCCTCGCGGGTGGCGCCAATGGCCGCACCACATTCGCCCGCTTCCTCGATGAAAGCATACTCAACAAGGCCACCTTCCGGGATCTGTGGAAGCGCGGCCATGCAACCACCTGGATCAACGCCTCGGACGTTGCCAATGGCACGCCCTTCCTGTTCAGTCAGGAGACGTTTGATGCGCTCTGCTCCAACCTTGCCGATTTCCCGGTCAGCGAGGCGGTCGCGGCCTCGGCCGCCTTCCCGCTGGTCTTCGCGCCGATCACTCTGAAGGCGCACCGCGAGAATTGTGACTATTCCGAGCCTGATTGGTTGACCACCGCGCGCTATAATCCGGAATCCACCTCGGCTTTGCGTGCCTATGGTCAGATGCTTGAAACATACCGCGACCCGGACAAGATCAAGCTGGTCAAACTGCTCGACGGGGCGATCACCGACAATTTCGGCACCACCGGTCTTTCGGTCGCCCGCGCCAAGAGCCAGACCCCTTTCGGCCCGATGAGTGAGAAACAGGCCGTGCGGGTCAACCGCATGCTGTTTCTCGTGGCCAATGCCGGCACCCAGCAGGATTTCAAATGGAATCAGCGGCTGCGCGGCCCGGGCGGTTTGCAACTTGGCATGGCGATTGCCAATTCCTCGATGGGGGCGGCGACGCGGGTGGGCTATGACGTGCTGCGCCTGACGCTTGATCAATATTCCAAGGATCTGATCGCTTGGCGCTGCGACTTGCCGCTCTCCAAGGTACGCGCGCTTAGAGGAAGCACCAGGGGTTGGGATTGCAAGGATGTGAAGCTATTCGTTGGCGAGGTATCGTTTGCCGCGCTTGATGCGGATCAGCGCGATGCATTGAACGAGGTTCCAACGCGGTTGCGCCTGCCCACAAACGAGGTCGATCTGGTAATTTCAGCGGGGGAAGAGGCAACCCGCCTCAACCCCGATTTCAACGGCTTTCTGCGTGCAATTGATGCGGTGAAGACGCCAACGATCGGGGGCGGTGTAACCCCGCGTAGAATCACGCCAAGCAATTGA